Proteins encoded in a region of the Zea mays cultivar B73 chromosome 2, Zm-B73-REFERENCE-NAM-5.0, whole genome shotgun sequence genome:
- the LOC103647248 gene encoding transcription factor MYB36 encodes MGRAPCCDKASVKKGPWSPEEDRKLKEYIDENGTGGNWIALPHKAGLKRCGKSCRLRWLNYLRPNLKHGDFSDDEDRIICSLFATIGSRWSIIAAQLPGRTDNDIKNYWNTKLKKKLVHGLERYTAHSLSQRSSSTVSSSSSAAVAASPAEAAPIVPLQHLSSPHDYSHLIYSGGGGGYGASSMSTSLLSAAAAAAAGSRDREQQTLRTDAPCLVDSGGGGGGHGIYFDETCASAISGSSVVHGLGTGNFVFGGLQLLQAQALLLATSGAANQLDEPYSFAASCCYGEEAAAADG; translated from the exons ATGGGCAGGGCTCCGTGTTGCGACAAGGCAAGTGTGAAGAAAGGACCCTGGTCGCCTGAGGAGGACCGCAAGCTCAAGGAGTACATCGACGAGAATGGCACCGGCGGCAACTGGATTGCTCTCCCTCACAAAGCAG GGCTGAAGAGGTGCGGCAAGAGCTGCAGGCTGCGGTGGCTCAACTACCTGAGGCCGAACCTAAAGCATGGCGACTTCAGTGATGACGAGGACAGAATCATCTGCAGCCTCTTCGCTACCATTGGAAGCAG GTGGTCGATCATCGCAGCGCAGCTCCCTGGGAGGACGGACAACGACATCAAGAACTACTGGAACACCAAGCTGAAGAAGAAGCTCGTGCACGGCCTTGAGCGTTACACCGCACACAGCCTGAGCCAACGCAGCAGCTCTACcgtgtcatcgtcgtcgtcagcggcggtggcggcgtcGCCAGCAGAAGCTGCTCCCATCGTGCCGCTGCAGCACCTCTCGTCACCTCACGATTATTCTCACCTCATCtatagcggcggcggcggcggctacggCGCCTCAAGCATGTCGacgtccctcctctccgccgccgccgccgccgccgccggtagCCGCGACCGCGAGCAGCAGACATTGAGAACAGATGCGCCGTGTTTGGTggacagcggcggcggcggcggcggccatggcaTCTATTTTGACGAGACATGCGCCTCCGCCATCAGCGGAAGCAGCGTCGTCCATGGGCTTGGCACGGGAAACTTCGTCTTTGGCGGCCTTCAGTTGTTGCAGGCCCAGGCACTGTTGCTTGCCACCTCCGGTGCCGCTAACCAGCTGGATGAACCATACAGCTTTGCCGCCTCCTGCTGCTATGGCGAGGAGGCAGCAGCCGCCGATGGTTAA